One Xenopus tropicalis strain Nigerian chromosome 8, UCB_Xtro_10.0, whole genome shotgun sequence genomic window carries:
- the thbs1 gene encoding thrombospondin-1 — protein MGMMKGIFLLLMLAVPQTYQAAESGNDDNSVFDLFELTGYNRKTGSRKPEGLHLVKGPDPSSPAYRIEDADLIPPLPEVKFQDLLDAIRADRGFILLATLRQAKKSRGALLSVERKDGAGHIFSLISNGRAGTLDLSLSGERKQQVVSVEDALLATGHWKNITLFVQDDRAQLYVGCDKMENAELDVPIQKIFTEDLASKAHLRVAKGGVKDNFQGVLQNVRFVFGTTLEAILRNKGCSSMTNSVITLDNPVNGSSPAIRTNYIGHKTKDLHAVCGISCDDLSKLFAEMKGLRTLVTSLQDQVTKETERNELIAQRVTMTPGACLHNGVLHKNRDEWTVDSCTECTCQNSATICRKVSCPLMPCTNATIPDGECCPRCWPSDSADDDWSPWSDWTPCSVTCGHGIQQRGRSCDSLNNRCEGSSVQTRSCHIQECDKRFKQDGGWSHWSPWSSCSVTCGSGQITRIRLCNSPVPQLNGKPCEGEGRENKPCQKDPCPINGQWGPWSLWDTCTVTCGGGMMKRERLCNNPKPQYGGKECIGDPTDSQICNKQDCPIDGCLSNPCFAGVKCTSFIDGSWKCGSCPPGYRGNGITCKDIDECKEVPDACFSLNGVHRCENTEPGYNCLPCPPRFTGTQPFGKGIDEAKANKQVCKPRNPCADGTHDCHRNARCIYLGHYSDPMYRCECKPGYAGNGIICGEDTDLDGWPNENLTCVANATYHCMKDNCPNLPNSGQEDYDKDGMGDACDKDDDNDGILDDRDNCQFVYNPAQYDYDRDDVGDRCDNCPYNHNPDQADTDRNGEGDACAVDIDGDGILNERDNCPYVYNVDQRDTDKDGVGDQCDNCPLEHNPEQTDSDSDLIGDKCDNNQDIDEDGHQNNLDNCPYIPNANQADHDKDGKGDACDHDDDNDGVPDDKDNCRLVPNPDQTDSNGDGRGDACQYDFDDDNIPDAEDVCPENVEISTTDFRKFQMVPLDPKGTSQIDPNWVVRHQGKELVQTVNCDPGIAVGFDEFSAVDFSGTFFINTERDDDYAGFVFGYQSSSRFYVVMWKQITQTYWDTTPTVAQGYSGLSIKVVNSTSGPGEHLRNALWHTGNTPGQVRTLWHDPHQIGWKDFTAYRWHLTHRPKTGFIRVVMYEGKKVMADSGPIYDKTYAGGRLGLFVFSQEMVFFSDLKYECRDS, from the exons ATGGGGATGATGAAGGGCATTTTCCTACTGTTGATGTTGGCCGTGCCTCAAACATATCAAGCAGCAG AATCTGGGAATGATGATAACAGTGTATTTGATCTGTTTGAGTTAACGGGATACAACCGCAAAACTGGTTCTCGTAAGCCTGAAGGACTCCATTTAGTAAAGGGACCTGACCCTTCAAGCCCAGCTTATAGAATTGAAGATGCTGACTTGATCCCACCACTGCCAGAAGTCAAATTTCAAGATTTGCTGGATGCAATACGTGCTGATAGGGGGTTCATTTTGTTGGCGACTCTGCGTCAAGCAAAGAAAAGTCGAGGGGCACTTCTGTCTGTGGAGAGAAAAGATGGCGCAGGGCACATCTTCAGTCTGATCTCCAATGGCCGGGCTGGAACCCTAGATTTAAGTTTAAGTGGAGAAAGGAAGCAGCAGGTGGTGTCTGTAGAAGATGCTCTCCTAGCTACTGGCCACTGGAAGAACATCACCCTCTTTGTACAAGATGACCGCGCACAGCTCTATGTAGGATGTGACAAGATGGAAAATGCTGAGCTAGATGTGCCAATACAGAAAATATTTACTGAGGACCTGGCAAGCAAAGCTCATCTTCGAGTAGCAAAGGGAGGAGTAAAGGACAACTTTCAG GGAGTCCTTCAGAATGTACGCTTTGTGTTTGGAACCACATTGGAAGCTATTCTGAGAAACAAAGGCTGCTCAAGCA TGACAAACTCAGTCATCACTTTGGACAACCCAGTGAACGGCTCAAGCCCAGCCATCCGAACGAATTACATTGGCCACAAAACAAAGGACCTGCATGCTGTGTGTGGCATTTCCTGCGATGATCTGTCCAAACTGTTTGCAGAAATGAAAGGCTTACGGACGCTGGTCACATCTCTCCAGGACCAAGTCACCAAAGAG ACGGAGAGGAATGAACTTATTGCTCAGCGAGTAACAATGACGCCAGGTGCTTGTCTCCACAATGGAGTCTTGCATAAGAACAGAGATGAGTGGACCGTTGACAGCTGCACTGAATGCACATGTCag AACTCAGCTACCATATGCCGTAAGGTATCTTGCCCTCTGATGCCCTGTACCAATGCCACCATTCCAGATGGGGAATGCTGTCCCAGATGTTGGC CAAGCGACTCAGCTGATGATGATTGGTCTCCATGGTCAGATTGGACACCTTGCTCTGTGACATGTGGTCATGGCATCCAGCAGAGAGGACGTTCTTGCGACAGCCTTAATAACCGCTGCGAAGGTTCTTCTGTACAGACACGATCTTGCCATATCCAGGAATGTGACAAGAGAT TTAAGCAAGATGGTGGATGGAGCCACTGGTCACCTTGGTCATCATGCTCAGTTACCTGCGGAAGTGGTCAAATCACCAGAATCCGTCTCTGCAACTCCCCTGTTCCTCAGCTGAATGGAAAGCCATGCGAAGGGGAAGGAAGGGAGAACAAGCCATGTCAGAAAGACCCATGCCCAA ttaatgGTCAGTGGGGTCCTTGGTCACTGTGGGACACATGCACTGTTACTTGCGGTGGTGGAATGATGAAGAGGGAGCGTCTCTGCAATAACCCCAAACCTCAGTATGGGGGTAAAGAGTGTATTGGAGATCCTACTGATTCTCAGATCTGCAACAAACAGGACTGTCCCATAG aTGGATGTCTCTCTAACCCTTGCTTTGCTGGAGTCAAATGCACCAGCTTCATTGATGGATCTTGGAAATGTGGTTCCTGCCCACCAGGGTACAGAGGAAACGGAATAACATGCAAAGATATTGATGAG TGCAAAGAGGTGCCTGATGCCTGCTTCAGCCTGAATGGAGTTCATAGATGTGAGAATACAGAACCAGGATATAATTGTCTCCCATGCCCTCCTCGGTTCACAGGAACTCAGCCATTTGGCAAAGGCATTGATGAAGCTAAAGCCAATAAGCAG GTTTGCAAGCCTCGCAACCCATGCGCCGATGGTACCCACGACTGTCACAGGAACGCCAGATGTATCTACCTTGGACACTACAGCGACCCCATGTACCGCTGTGAGTGCAAACCTGGATACGCAGGAAATGGAATCATTTGTGGTGAAGACACAGATTTGGATGGCTGGCCAAACGAGAACCTCACATGTGTTGCTAATGCTACCTATCACTGCATGAAA GATAACTGCCCCAACCTCCCCAACTCAGGCCAGGAAGACTATGATAAGGATGGAATGGGAGATGCCTGCGATAAAGACGATGACAATGATGGAATCCTAGATGACAGG GACAACTGTCAGTTTGTGTATAACCCAGCACAGTATGACTATGATCGTGATGACGTGGGAGACCGGTGTGACAACTGCCCTTACAACCACAACCCAGACCAGGCTGACACAGACCGCAATGGAGAAGGAGATGCCTGTGCTGTGGACATTGATGGAGATG GGATCCTAAACGAGAGGGATAACTGCCCCTATGTGTACAATGTCGACCAGAGAGACACAGATAAGGATGGTGTTGGAGACCAATGTGATAACTGCCCACTGGAACACAATCCAGAACAG ACTGACTCTGATTCTGACCTCATTGGCGATAAGTGTGACAACAACCAAGATATAGATGAGGATGGGCATCAAAATAACCTAGATAACTGCCCCTACATCCCCAATGCCAACCAAGCAGATCATGATAAGGATGGCAAGGGTGATGCATGTGACCATGATGATGACAATGATGGTGTTCCTGATGACAAAGATAACTGCCGATTGGTCCCTAACCCAGACCAAACAGATTCTAATG GTGATGGCCGTGGAGATGCTTGCCAATATGACTTTGATGATGATAACATACCCGATGCAGAAGATGTTTGCCCAGAGAATGTGGAAATCAGCACTACTGACTTCCGTAAATTCCAGATGGTGCCTTTGGATCCCAAAGGGACATCACAGATTGATCCTAACTGGGTGGTGAGACACCAAGGCAAAGAATTGGTTCAGACTGTTAACTGTGATCCTGGAATTGCAGTTG GTTTTGACGAGTTCAGTGCTGTTGACTTCAGTGGCACATTTTTCATCAACACCGAGAGAGATGACGATTATGCCGGCTTTGTGTTTGGATACCAATCCAGCAGCAGGTTTTACGTAGTCATGTGGAAGCAAATCACTCAGACATACTGGGACACAACTCCCACTGTAGCTCAGGGCTACTCTGGCCTCTCAATCAAGGTTGTGAACTCTACCAGCGGACCAGGGGAGCACCTACGAAATGCACTGTGGCACACAGGAAACACCCCTGGGCAG gtTCGCACCTTGTGGCATGATCCTCACCAGATCGGCTGGAAAGATTTTACAGCTTACAGATGGCACCTGACCCACAGACCAAAGACCGGTTTCATTAG AGTCGTCATGTATGAAGGCAAGAAAGTTATGGCTGACTCAGGACCAATCTATGATAAAACATATGCTGGAGGAAGATTAGGATTATTCGTCTTCTCACAAGAGATGGTCTTCTTTTCTGATCTCAAATACGAGTGCAGAG ACTCTTAA